The following are from one region of the Coffea eugenioides isolate CCC68of chromosome 2, Ceug_1.0, whole genome shotgun sequence genome:
- the LOC113763755 gene encoding ubiquitin carboxyl-terminal hydrolase 3-like — protein sequence MGATGSKLEKALGDQFPEGERYFGLENFGNTCYCNSVLQALYFCVPFREQLLEYYANGKTLGEAEENLLTCLAELFSQISSQKKKTGVIAPKRFVQRVRKQNELFRGYMHQDAHEFLNFLLNELVDILEKESQAAKCPPSQERIANGQNNAQSNGVKEPLVTWVHKNFQGILTNETRCLRCETVTARDETFFDLSLDIEQNSSITSCLKNFSSTETLNAEDKFFCDKCSSLQEAQKRMKIKKPPQILVIHLKRFKYMEQLGRYKKLSYRVVFPLELKLSNTVENADSEYSLFAVVVHVGSGPNHGHYVSLVKSHNHWLFFDDENVEMIDESAVQTFFGSAQEYSSNTDHGYILFYECLSSDEKS from the exons ATGGGTGCCACGGGTTCCAAGCTCGAGAAGGCCCTCGGAGACCAGTTTCCTGAAGGAGAACGCTATTTTGGCCTTGAAAATTTTGGGAATACTTGCTATTGCAACAGTGTCTTGCAG GCGTTATACTTCTGTGTACCATTTAGGGAACAACTTTTAGAGTATTATGCAAATGGGAAAACTCTAGGGGAAGCAGAAGAAAATCTCTTGACTTGTTTGGCAGAATTGTTCTCGCAG ATAAGTtcacaaaagaagaaaacaggGGTCATTGCACCAAAGCGTTTTGTTCAGAGAGTGAGAAAACAAAATGAACTTTTCCGTGGCTACATGCATCAG GATGCCCATGAATTTTTGAACTTCTTGCTCAATGAACTTGTTGATATACTGGAGAAAGAGTCGCAAGCAGCAAAATGTCCACCATCTCAGGAAAGGATTGCTAATGGGCAGAATAATGCTCAGTCAAATGGTGTCAAGGAGCCACTGGTTACCTGGGTACACAAGAATTTTCAG GGAATACTTACCAATGAGACAAGGTGTCTAAGGTGTGAGACGGTTACAGCAAGGGATGAGACATTCTTTGACTTGAGCCTTGATATTGAACAGAATAGTTCTATCACTAGCTGTCTCAAAAACTTCAGTTCCACAGAAACCTTGAATGCGGAGGATAAGTTTTTCTGTGACAAGTGCAGTAG CCTGCAAGAGGCTCAAAAGAGGATGAAGATTAAAAAGCCACCTCAAATTCTAGTCATCCATCTGAAGCGTTTCAAATACATGGAACAACTTGGTCGATACAAGAAGTTGTCCTATCGCGTAGTGTTCCCTCTAGAGCTGAAACTGAGCAACACTGTGGAAAACGCCGATTCTGAATACTCTTTGTTTGCTGTTGTCGTTCATGTGGGGAGTGGGCCCAACCATGGGCATTATGTTAGTCTTGTAAAAAGCCACAACCACTGGTTGTTTTTTGATGATGAAAATGTGGAGATGATTGATGAGTCGGCTGTTCAGACTTTCTTTGGATCTGCTCAGGAGTACTCAAGCAATACGGATCATGGATACATCCTCTTCTATGAGTGCCTTTCTTCAGATGAGAAGAGCTGA